From Paraburkholderia sprentiae WSM5005:
CAACTCACTCTTCACGAGGATCGTGCCATGCATCAATTCGCTCAGGCGCAGACAGAGCGCGAGTCCGAGTCCTGTTCCGCCATAGCGCCTGGCAATCGAAGAATCAGCCTGTGTGAACGCATGAAATAGCGTCTCCTGCTGCTGCGGCGTCATGCCGATGCCGGTGTCGCTCACGCCAATGACGATTGGAGAATAGACGGCCGTGTCGTCCTTCAAATAAACCTCGAGCAGTACCTCGCCCGTGGCAGTGAATTTGATCGCGTTACTGACCAGATTGACCGCAATCTGCCGGACTCGGGTTGGGTCACCCAGATAGTGCGGCGCGAGCGCATCGTCAATCATGCAGTCGAAGTCGAGTCCCTTCGCATGCGCAACCGGTTCGAACATCGCGCCCACCTGTCGAATCACCTGACCGAGATCGAAGCTGATCGACTCGAGCGTCATCTGCCCGGACTCGACCTTCGAAAAATCGAGAATGTCGTTGATGATCGCGAGCAGCGCAGTGGACGACGACGTCACAACCCCGAGCCGCTCCTGCTGCGATGGTGACAACGGCGTACGTCCCAGCAACTCGAGGTTGCCGAGAATGGCATTCAGTGGCGTGCGTATTTCGTGGCTCATCATCGCGAGGAATGCCGATTTCGCCTGGTTGGCGGCGTCCGCTGCCGCACGCGCCTCGTCCAGCTTGCGCTCCGTGTTCTTCAGCGTCGTGATGTCGGAAAAACTGCAAAGCAGCACGTCTTTCCCGCGATACCGGGTGCGCACCATGCTCACCAGCAGATCGTTCACGCGGCCGTCGGCGAGTTTGAGCGGCATCTCCAGATCGGACTGCCACGCGGGTGCGCCGGGGCTGCGGTCATAGAGACTGACCAAGCGCGCGTGCAAGCTTGGTTCATCCGGATGCGTGTTCGATTCGTAGGTCCGCATCAGGTTGCTTTGCAACAAAACGTCGGCCTGCTCCAAGGACAGCAGCGCGAATCCGGACGGTGCTGCGGCAACCATCGTGCGGTTCAACGCTTCGCTTTCGAATACGCGCTGCGAACGTTCGTAGTCGGGCTTGAACAGCTTGTGGTCGAGCATCAACAAAAGCAACCACATGAAACCGACGACCAGTAGCATTGCTGCAACGTAGACCGCGAGGCGTGCCCCTATGTCACGCAAAATCGTGCGCCACGTGAATGCATAAACGAGCGTCCAGCCGGAGTTCGTTACCTCCGCACTAGCGATGAACAGTCCATTTCGATAGCGATGAATCTCTTCGGCGGATTGCATCGCTTGCGGACGGGAATCGAGAATCCGTTGTGTCAGCGCGGTGCCGGTACCCGGCTTGGCTGTGCTGAGGATGACGTTACCGGCGGAATCGAGCAGCAGCGATCCTTCATCGTAGCGCCCGCCGGTAAGCTTTTCGATCAGGGGCTCTACGTAAATCTTGCGGACAGCGACGAGGAAGATCTTTCCCTCGCTAAAGGCCGGCATGACCAGACGGATGGCGGGTTGCCCGCTAAACGGATCGGTGGCTGGCGGGAACCAGGTCGCACCCGTGTCCTCACGCAACCGCTCAACTACCGCTGGGTCCGCCAGGTCGCCAATGTCCGGTGCAATGCGACCGAGAAGCTCGTGGACGTCTTTCGCGCCGCTCCGCTTGAGCACATCGCCGGATGCCGGAGCAGGAACGATTCCGACGAAGCGCCGGTCGGGCGAATAGAAATAGCCCGATACGGCATTGGTCTGCACCTTGGCCCAAGCGCCGAGACGATAGTCAAAATCAACGCTGAGCGCCAGATACGGCGCGAAATCCGATGCGGGCCGCGAGGGGCCAACATCGCCAAGCATCATCACCGCGTCGAAATTCCTGTGCCTCTGCAGAACGGCTCGCCCATGCTGCGTGGAAAACTCGTCGATGAGAGCAGCGGGTGGCGGTGCTCGCTTGCCCCAAGCCGATTCTTCATGGAGGATGGCGGCTCTCAGCGTTCTTTCCCGCTCGAGAAACTCCAGCTGCAGGCGAGTCTGCCGGAGAGTGAAATCGGTATAGCGATCCTGGATGTAGTCGGTGACCGTCGATTTCAGCACCACGCCGGTTAACAACACGAGAACAAACGAGAGCGCGACGCCCGCCCCCATGACGAGCGTCCGCTGATAGCGATTCAGCGTGCTCGGCTCATCAATGCGCGAGTCGCCGCCGAGCGTGTGAACCACGCGTTCATGCCTGCTCGAATCTGTGCTCTGTGATGGCATGGCGGACCGAAATCACGGACGCAAGGAATCATCCAGCATCGTACGGCCGATGCGACTCGTTACATTGAAAGCGCGGGATCGGTTCCTATGTTCATTCTGTGGAGGGAGGACTGTCCGAATTTTTCTGCGAAGAAGTCACCATTCCATTTTCCAACGCGTATCGGAATAGATCGATTTCTCGCTCGATGCCGAGCTTTTCCATCGCCTTCGATTTCTGAGTACTGATGGTCTTCTTGCTGCGACTCAAATGTTCCGCAATCTCGTTTACCGTCAGGCCCGACGCAAACAGACGCACAACTTCCGATTCACGCTGGCTCAGGACATTCGAGGAACCCCTGCCACGGCGGTTCCAGTCGATCGACTGAACGATCTCGTTGATGGTCGGCGAATAGTATTTGCCGCCGTGATGCACGGCGTGAACGGCGGGGATAAGGTGAGTGGCAGCATCGGACTTGCTCACGATGCACGTTACGCCTTGCATCACGAGCGCACGTACTACGGCGGGGTTATCCAGCATCGTTAGAACCACGATCTTGATATCAGGATACCGGCGCCTGATCAGCGAAAACAGCGCGAGTCCATCACCGTAGTCGCCCGCAGGCATGGCGTAATCGGATACCAGGACGTCGCATTGTTTGCTGTTGAGAAGCGCGATCAGTTCAGTCGAGTTCCTGGCTGTCCCTACCAACCGAATCGTGCTCACCTCTGCGAACTCGTGCTCGATACCGATCAGCATCATGGGGTGGTCATCAGCGAGGATGACGCGAATTTCGGAAGCGACCATATCGTTAACGTCATTGAAATAGGACATCACCATCATAGCCACCTCGACGTATGAGTGCCCAAGGGTTTACCTTCACGTTATGCGAATCGTCGCATCTTTTTTAGCCGATCGACTTCACCGCGAAAGTCAATCGAAAACTCTGTCACCGAAGTTTTCATCCAACACGCGACGCGACGATGTCCGCACCTATCGCCCTCATTTGCAGTAGTGCCTTTACACATATCGTCTAATTCCGATATATGATTCGTCTTGTAGCGATGCATTCCGCGCACGCCGTCAGGCGTGTCGGATGTCGAATCACCTGAACCCATCCCTATGACGCCCGATTTCGACGCGATTCACAAAGCGCTGGCCAACCCGGTCCGCCGGGAGATTCTCGGCTGGCTGCGCGAGCCGCACGCGCATTTCGCCGATCAGGAGCTACCGCTCGATCACGGCGTGTGCGCGGGCAAGATCGACGCGCGCTGCGGCCTGTCACAGTCCACCGTGTCGGCGCACCTGGCCGCGTTGCAGCGCGCTGGACTCGTCACGTCGAAACGGGTCGGTCAATGGGTGTTTTTCAAACGCAACGAGGCCGTCATTCAGGCATTCCTTGAATACATGAACACGACGCTCTGAGCGCCGCATTCGCGTCGCCGCGCTTCCTTTTTCACGCAGTTTTTTTAGGCTCGGGTCCTACCCGCCGCCAAAGGTGAACTCTTATGCCGACTCTTTTCGATCCACTGCAAATTGGCGATATCACCCTGCCGAACCGCATCATCATGGCGCCGCTCACGCGTCAGCGCGCCGAGGAAATCCGCGTGCCGAACGCGCTGATGGCACGCTATTACGCCGAGCGCGCGAGCGCCGGCCTGATCCTGAGCGAGGCGACATCGGTCACGCCGCAAGGCGTCGGCTACGCGGAGACGCCGGGCATCTGGTCGCAAGAGCAGGTAGAAGGCTGGAAGCGCGTCACGCAGGCCGTACACGACGCGGGTGGCAGGATCTTCCTGCAGCTGTGGCACGTCGGCCGCATTTCGGACCCGATGTTCCTGAACGGCGAGCTGCCGGTCGCGCCGAGCGCGATCGCGGCGGGCGGTCATGTGAGCCTCGTGCGTCCCGAGCGTCCGTTCGTGACGCCGCGCGCACTCGAGCTCGATGAAATCTCCGGTGTGGTCGAAGCGTTCCGCAAGGGCGCCGAAAACGCGAAGGCAGCGGGCTTCGACGGCGTCGAAGTGCACGGCGCGAACGGCTATCTGCTCGACCAGTTCCTGCAGGACAGCACCAACAAGCGTACCGATGCGTACGGCGGTCCGATCGAAAACCGCGCGCGTTTGTTGCTCGAAGTCACCGACGCGTGCATCAGCGTGTGGGGTGCGAACCGGGTCGGCGTGCATCTCGCACCGCGCCGCGACGCGCACACGATGGGCGACTCCGACCCGGCCGCAACATTCGGCTATGTCGCGCGCGAACTCGGCAAACGCAAGATCGCGTTTATCGCGGCACGTGAAGCGCTCGGCGACGACCGCCTCGGCCCGCAGCTGAAAAAGGCGTTCGGCGGCCCGTACATCGCGAACGAGAAGTTCACCAAGGAAACCGCGCAACGGGTGCTCGACGCGGGCGAAGCGGATGCGGTAGCCTGGGGGCAGCTGTACATCGCGAATCCGGATCTGGTGCGGCGCTTCGCGGAAGACGCGCCGCTGAACAAGCCGGTTCCCGCGACGTACTATGCGCGCGGCGAGGCCGGCTACACCGATTATCCGGCGCTGGAAACGGCGTGATCGGCAGCATCAGCGGGCGCTTGTCCGCTGGATGAACCGACGAAGCAAAGCGGCGGGCGTGACTGGATTTCGGTCACGCCCGCCGTTTTTTTGTGCGCTAGACAAGATCGCGCCGCATGAACACCCGTTTCGATTCATCGAGCCCGCGTGCGATGTGCGCGTCGCGCCGCGCGAGCAACGCCGCGTCGAGCTCCGAGATCTCCAGGTCGCGAAACCCGAGCCGTCGATAGTACGGCGCATTCCACGGCACTTCGCGATACGTCGACAGCACGAGTTGCGGCAGTTGCCGCATGCGCGCGATTCGCGCGACCTCTTCGATCAATGCCGCGCCGATGCGCCTGCCCGCGTGCGAGCTCAGCACGTCGAGCTCCTGAATGTAGATGCGCGCGGGCTGCGGCTCGAACATCACGAAGCCCACGCAGGTGCAGTGTTGGTCGAGCGCGACGATGATCTCGCGCGCTTCGATCTTGCGCTGGGCGATCTCGTGCGCCATAGGCGGGGCGTCGGCAATGCCAGCCATGCCGACGCTGATGAAACGTAGGGCCGCTTCCAATTCGATTGCGCGAATCGTTTCGGCGTCGCGTGGCGCGGCAAAACGGAAAGTGATGTCGGGGTCGTTCGGCATGGCGTTGCATCTGATGAGGGCCGTCCGAGTTTGACATCGGCGCCGCAACCTCGGCAAGCGACAAACGACGTGAACTCGCGCAAACGCCCTGCACACGCGCGCGCGGGACTACACTCATCAAATCCGAATGCCACCCGAGGCCCATGCCAAGATGAACCTGATGAACGTGCTGCAGATCGCGCTGCACCTCGACCAGCACCTGAGCGCGCTGATCGTGCAATTCGGAACGGCAATCTACGCGCTGCTGTTCGTCGTCGTGTTCGTCGAATACGGCTTTTTGCCGCTATTCTTTCTGCCCGGCGACCCGCTGATCTTCATTTGCGGCGCGCTCGCGGCCACGGGCGGATTGAACGTGTGGATCATCGCGCCCGTGCTGTTCGTCGCCACGGTGACCGGCAGCATCGTCGGATATGCGATCGGCCACGCGGTCGGCGACAAGGTCTACACCCGCAACTACTACTGGCTCAATCGCGATGCGCTGCGCCGGGCGCATGCCTTCAGCGAGACGCGCGGCCGCCTGACCTTTCTGTTGTCGCCCTTCATCGCCGTGGTGCGTACCTTCGCGCCGTTCGCCGCGGGCGTGTCGCGTATGACGTTCTCGCGCTTCGTCGCCTTCGTCACCGCCGGTGCGGCGCTGTGGGTCGTCTCGCTGATTACGGCCGGCTATCTGTTCGGCAACGTGCCGGTGGTGCGCGAACATCTGAGCTCGCTGGTGCTGCTGGGCCTCGCACTCGGCGGCGCGATGCTGGCCGGCGGCGCGATATGGCGCTTTTTCAACCGGCGGATGCGCGCGCGTTGAAGTCGTCGTGTCCACGCGGGCGTCCGCCGGCCCGCCACTTCAAAACTTGACCCGGACAAGGTGCGAAGGTAACCTTATCAGGTGGCCTTCACATCATGTCATCGCATGAGCAAATCCGCTCCCCCGGTTACGCCGGAACAACTTCATACGTTGGCCGAAGACCTGCGCGTGCTGGCCGGCAAGCTGCGCCGGCGTCTGCGCGAAGAGTCGCATGTCGGCGACTTCACGCCGTCGCAGGTGCAGGTGCTGAACCTGCTGGAACGCGACGGCCCCGCCACGGTCACCGGACTCGCGCGCGCGCATGGCATGCGTCCGCAGTCGATGGGAGAAACGCTCGCGGCATTGAAAGCCGCCGGGCTCGTCAGCGGCGCGCCCGATCCCAACGACGGACGGCAGACGGTTCTGTCGCTGACACCGTCCTTTCGCAAGAGGGTCAAGGCAAGCCGCGCGGCGCGCGAAGACTGGCTGTATCGCACGATTCAAACGCGTTTCACGGCGGCCGAACAGCAACAACTCGCGACGGGCGTCAATCTGCTGAAACGCCTCGTCGGACCCCTGCCGTGAGCACCACCTTCCGTTCGCTGCGTATATTCAACTATCGTGTCTGGGCGAGCGGCGCGATCGTCTCGAACATCGGCACGTGGATGCAGCGCACGGCGCAGGACTGGCTCGTGCTCACCGAGCTCACGCATCACAACGCGACGGCGGTGGGCATCGTGATGTCGCTGCAGTTCGGCCCGCAGATGCTGCTGCTGCCGCTCACCGGCTACGCGGCCGATCACTTCGATCGCCGCAAGCTGCTGTTCGCGACCCAGGCGGCGATGGGCACGCTGGCGCTCGCGCTCGGTCTGCTCACGGTCACGGGGCTCGTGCAGCTATGGCAGGTCTACCTGTTCGCGGGGCTGCTCGGCTGCGTGACCGCGTTCGATTCCCCCGCGCGGCAGACCTTCGTCTCCGACCTCGTCGGCGAACGCGACCTCGCCAACGCGGTCGCGCTGAACTCCACGTCGTTCAACGCCGCGCGCATGCTCGGGCCGGCGGTCGCGGGTCTGCTGATCGCGTCGGTGGGCAGCGGCTGGGTGTTTCTGATCAACGCACTGTCGTTCGTCGCGGTGCTCGGCGCGCTGCGCATGCTGCGGCTCGACCAATTGCACGTCAAGCCGCGCAATGTGCGTTCGCGCGGCAGTTTCGTCGAAGGCTTCAAATATGTGTGGACGCGCCCCGATCTGAAAGCGGCGCTGCTGATGCTGTTCCTGATCGGCACCTTCGGCCTGAACTTCCCGATCTTCATCTCGACGATGTCCGTCACCGCGTTCCGCGCGGGCGCGGGGGAGTACGGCGTGCTCAGTTCGACGATGGCGATCGGCTCGGTCACCGGTGCATTGCTCGCCGCGCGCCGCGCGCGTCCCACGATCGGGCTGCTGCTCGGCGCCGGCGCGATGTTCGGCGTCGGCTGCACGGCGGCCGCGCTGATGCCGAACTACGTGCTGTTCGGCATCGTGCTGGTCGCGATCGGCGTGTCGACCCAGACCTTCACCACCTCGACTAATAGCCTGGTGCAGCTGACCACCGAGCCCGCGATGCGCGGGCGCGTGATCGCGATTCTGCTCGCTATCGCGCTCGGCGGCACACCGCTCGGCGCGCCGGTAGTCGGCTGGGTCGCCGACCATTTCGGCCCGCGTTGGGCGCTCGGCGTCGGCGCGGCGTCGGGATTCGGGGCGGCGCTCGTCGGTCTGATCTATCTGATGCGATACCGGCAACTGCGCTTCTATCGCGAAGGCTGGCGCCTGCGCTACAGCATCGAAGACCCGCGGCCCGTGACCGCCACGGTCGTTCCCGACTCCGTCACGACGGTTCGGCGCAGCGAGCTGGACGAGGCGGAAGAGGATGCGGCTTCGAGCGTGTGAGCGCCGCTCACAGTCCGCTCACGCTGTGCGCCATCAGCGTATTTGAACCCAACGGCACCGGTTGTGCACCGCAGCACTTGCCGCACTGCGGCAACGAGAGCAGGAAAATCCTGGCTTGCGCGGCGCCCGTTTAAGGATGCAAATGATTCAGCCATAGAAGCTGACAAAAACATCCCATTCAGGAGACGTCATGCAACCGAACGCATCGACAGGCAGCGGGCATCACTCGCAGGCTCGCAAGGCAACCGCCAGCGGCTGGATCGGCTCGGCACTCGAGTACTACGATTTCTTCATCTATGCGCAGGCCGCCGCGCTGATCTTTCCCCAGCTGTTCTTTCCTTCAGGCAACCCTAAGATTGCGATCGTTGCATCGCTCGCAACCTACGGCGTCGGCTACGTCGCGCGGCCTATCGGTGCCCTCGTGCTCGGTCACTGGGGCGACACCCACGGGCGCAAGAACGTCCTGCTCCTCTGCATGTTCCTGATGGGTCTATCGACGATGGCGGTCGGTCTGCTGCCGACCTATCCGCAGATCGGCTTTCTCGCGCCGCTGCTGCTCGTCGTGCTGCGGCTGATCCAGGGTTTCGCGGTCGCCGGTGAAATCTCAGGCGCCAGCTCGATGATTCTCGAACACGCGCCCTTCGGGCGACGCGGCTATTACGCAAGCTTCACGTTGCAAGGCGTGCAGGCCGGCCAGATTCTCGCCGCCGCGATATTCCTGCCACTCGCCTACTTCATGGACGACAAGTCGTTCAACGCGTGGGGCTGGCGCGTTCCTTTCCTGCTCAGCTCGGTCGTGCTGATCGCCGGCTACATCATCCGCCGCGAAGTCGAGGAAACGCCCGCGTTCGAGAAGGAAGGCGCAAGCGGCGGCGTCCCGCGCTCGCCGATCGTCGAAGCGTTCAAGTACAACTGGCGCGACATGCTGCGCGTCGTGCTGTGCTCATTGATGAACGTGATCCCGGTCGTCGCGACGATTTTCGGCGCGGCATACGCGGTGCAGCCGGCTTACGGCGTCGGCTTTTCGAAGAGCCTGTATCTGTGGATCCCGGTGATCGGCAACATCGTCGCGGTGCTGGTGATTCCGTACGTGGGCAATCTGTCCGACCGGATCGGGCGGCGTCTGCCGATCATCGTCGGCTCGCTCGGTGCAGGGCTGCTTTCTTTCGCGTATCTGTACGCGATCAGCATTCGCAACGTGCCGCTCGCGCTGGTGATGTCGATCCTGATGTGGGGCGTCATCTATCAAGGCTACAACGCGATCTTCCCGAGCTTCTACCCGGAACTGTTCCCGACGCGTTCACGCGTCTCCGCGATGGCGATCGGCCAGAACATCGGCACGACGATCACCGCGCTGCTGCCGGCCCTGTTCGCCTATGTCGCGCCGCCGGGATCGCACAACGTGCCGTTGACGATCGGCGCGATCACGTTTGCCATCACGATCGTCTGCGCGATCGCCGCATGGAGTGCGCGTGAGACCTTCCGGGTGCGGCTCAGCGACCTCGGCGAAAAGAACGTCGTGCCGATCGACAAGCTCAGCTACGACGCAATGCGCGCGCAGAGCATGGCCAAAGCGAAAAAGGCCGTTGCTTGAGCCCGCTGCGCGCGGCAGCTGATCGCACGGTGCTGGCGGCGCACGGCTAGCGCCACGTTTCGGTGAGCTCGTTCGCCAGCACCATCTTCTGGCGGACCACCTCGACGAAGGCAGCGTCGATGCCCGCCTGCGCCTTCAGAAATTTCAGCGCTGCGGAGTGCACGGCGCGCAGCGCGCCGCCGTCGATGCCCGTCATGCGCGCCGCGCTGCGCCGCGTTTCAACGACCAGATCGCGCGCGCTCGTGAAGTCGGGCGACAAGCCGCATTGCGCGTGGAACGCGGCGCGCAAATCGCTCGCATAATCGCGCGACTCGCCGAGCCGGTCCATATCGATCAGCAGATCGACGCCTTCGCCAATGCGCAGCGCGCAAAGCATCCACAACGCAATGAACGCGCGATACGCGTTGTCGCTGTCCACCGTGCGCGCGAACTGCTCGCACGCGACTGCATACGCGTCATCGGGCATCGACGGCAACGGCGGCAGACGCACGCCGCACACGCCGATCACTTCGCGCACCAGCGGGTCCGTCTGATTCAGACCGAGCACGCGAAACGGCGCCGCGACAAAAAACGCATTGCTCCATTGCTGCCGCAGCAACCAACCCGACGCGAACTGCGACGCGGGATTGCGCAGCACGCCCACATGCAGCGCCCGCGCGAACGCGCGCTTCAGCCACGGCAGACGGCCGCCCGTGCGGCAGAACTTGAAGACCGGCACGCGGCCGTGCTCGATCGTGTGCTCGCTCAATGCGCTGAGATAGGCCTGCAGCAACGGGAATGTCGCATCCGGTTCGCGCGTAAAGCGATCGATGCTGAAGCGCCTGTCGTAACCCGCGACGCCGCGCGCGTCTTCGCGCAGAAACGGCCGGTACTCGTCGAAGTACGGCGCGGCGAGCGGCGGGTGTCCCGAGGTCAAGGTGGGACGCGAGGCGGACACGTCGGCGGGCATGAGATCGGCGAGCACGTTGCTGAGCGGTTCGTAGAAACCGGCCGCGCGCTCGAGTTCGCGAAGCCGCGACCACACCCACGTGCCCGCGCTGCGCCAGCCCGTATGCAGAAACACCGCCTGTTTCAACGCACGGTTGGGCGCGGCGTCGTTCGCGGACGAGTCATGGGGCAACGGCATGGGACTTCTCTTCCAAAGGTTCGAATCAATTGGCCGGAAGCGCCACTCTACCCTGTGATCGATCCGCACGCATTATGCTGCGAGATTCCACGCTCCCGTCTTGCACCCACATTGCACCCATGAACGATTCGGCCGATATCCGCTTCCTGCTTACGCTGCGCGCGAGCGGCAGCCTGGTCGCTGCCGCGCGCGCACTCGCGCTGTCGCCGTCGGCGGTCACGCAGCGCTTGCAACAACTCGAAAAGAAGCTCGGCGCGCAGTTGGTGAACCGCAGCGCGCGCCGCTTGCAATTCACCGACGAAGGCCTGCTGCTGTGCGAGCGCGGCGCCGAGCTGATCGAGCAGTTCGACGCGTTGTTCGACGATCTGCAAACCCGCCGCGGCGGCCTCGTCGGCACGCTGAAGATCAATGCGCCGCTCGGTTTCGGGCGACGCCATCTGGCGCCGCTGATCGGCGAGTTCCAGCAGCAGAACCCCGATATCGACGTCGCGCTGACGCTATCGGACCGGCCGTTGACGGACACGCTCGATCGCTTCGATATCGTCGTGCATATCGGCGAGCTGCCGCTGTCGAACCTGGTCGGCTATACGATCGCGCCGAACGCGCGCTTCGTCTGCGCGGCGCCCGCGCTCGTCAGGCGAATCGGCGAGCCCGAATCGCCGGATGCGTTGAGCCGGCTGCCGTGCATCGTCCTGCGCGAAAACAACGAGGACGTATCGCTATGGCAGTTCAGCAAAGGCCGCACGCGCCGCAGTGTGCGCGTGTCCGCGCATCTGAGCTGCAACGACGGCGACGTGATCCGCCAATGGGCCTGCGAGGGGCGCGGCGTGATTCTGCGTTCCGAATGGGATGTCGCCGACGACCTCGCAAAGGGCAGACTTGTGCGCCTGCTGCCGGGCTGGAAAGCGCCCGACGCGAACGTGATCGCGCTCACGCACCAGCGTGCGGGACTGCCTGCGCGCATCCGCCATTTCATGCAGTATCTGCAAGGCCGCTTCAGGCCGTCGCCGCCGTGGCGGCGACGATTCAGTCCGCCTGAATCTTAGAATCAACTGTACTGAACGCTGACTTACCGACAGAAACCTATAATCGACTCATCGTCAACAGCCGGTTACATGCAATCATGACTGCTGCCGCCCATTCCACCGACGCCCCAACCTACCCCGACGCGGTCCTGTTCGACCTGCTGACCGCGCTGCTCGACTCGTGGACTTCATGGAACCGCGCGGCGGGCTCCGACGAAGCGGGCCGCGCATGGCGTGCCGCGTATCTGCGTCTGACATACGGCTGCGGCCGCTACGTTCCCTATGATCAACTGGTACGCGAGGCGGCCGCGCAAGTCGGCCTACCCGCATCGGCCGCGAGCGCGCTCGAAGCGGACTGGCCGAACCTGACGCCGTGGCCCGGCGCGCTCGACGCGTTGCGCGCGCTCGCGCCGCATTGCAAGCTCGCGGTCGTCACGAACTGTTCGACACGGCTCGGCTCGCAGGCCGCCGCGTTGCTGCCCGTGCGCTGGGACGCGATCGTCACCGCCGAGGAAGCCGGCGTCTACAAGCCGGACCCGCAACCCTATCGCCTCGCGCTCGCCAAGCTCGGCGTCGAGCCGCAGCGCGCCGCGTTCGTCGCCGGGTCGAGCTATGACATGTTCGGCACCGCGGCCGTCGGTTTGCGGACCTACTGGCACAACCACGTCGGCCTGCCTCTCGTCGCGGGCGCGCAGGCGCCCGAGCTCGAAGTGGCATCGCTCGACGGGTTGGTGCCGTGGCTCGCCGGCTTTGGCCGCGATCGTCGGCATTGAATCTCCAACCTCGCCTCGCTCTTCAGGTGCAAGCATGAAACTCGAACACATCGAAACCCCGGCCGCGTTGATCGATGTCGCGCGGATGCAGAAAAACATCGCGCGGATGCAGGCACAGATGAATACGCTCGGCGTCGCGTTTCGGCCGCACGTGAAAACCACCAAGTGCATCGACGTCGTGCGCGCGCAGCTCGCCGCCGGCGCGCGCGGCATCACGGTGTCGACGCTGAAGGAAGCGGAAGCGTTCTTCGCGGCCGGCATCGACGACATCCTGTACGCCGTCAGCATGGTCCCGTCGAAGCTGCCGCGAGCGCTCGCGCTGCGCCGCCAAGGCTGCGATCTGAAGCTCGTGGTCGACAATCCGAGCGCTGCCGCGGCGATCGCCGCGTTCGGCGACCAGCACGGCGAATCGTTCGAGGTCTGGATCGAGGTCGATACGGACGGACATCGCTCGGGGATCCAGCCCGAACAGCAAGCTCTGCTCGACGTTGGACGGATTCTGCACGAGAACGGCGTGAAGGTCGGCGGCGTGATGACCCACGCGGGTTCGAGCTATGAGTTGGATACGCACGAAGCGCTCGCCGCACTCGCGGAGCAGGAACGCGCGGGCTGCGTGCGCGCCGCCGAGCGGTTGCGCGCAGCGGGCATCGCGTGCCCGGCCGTGAGTGTCGGCTCGACGCCGACCGCGCTCGCCGCGCGGCATCTCGAAGGCGTCACCGAGGTGCGAGCCGGCGTCTACGTGCTGTTCGATCTGGTCATGCGCAACGTGGGCGTCTGCACGCTCGACGACATCGCGCTGAGCGTACTCACGACCGTGATCGGTCATCAGGAAGACAAAGGCTGGGCGATCCTCGACGCGGGCTGGATGGCGCTTAGCCGCGATCGCGGCACGTCGCGGCAGTCGCACGATTTCGGCTATGGACAGCCGTGCCTGCTCAATGGCACGTTGCTGCCCGGTTATGTCGTGAGCGGCGCCAACCAGGAGCACGGGATTCTTGCGGCGGCTCGAGCCGATCGGCAAGCCGGCGCACAGACCGGGGACATCACACAGCGCTTTCCCATCGGCATGAAACTGCGCATTCTGCCGAACCACGCGTGCGCGACCGGCGCGCAGTTCCCCGAGTATCACGCGGTCGCGCCGGACGGCAGCAGCGTCGAGTGGCAGCGGTTTTACGGCTGGTAAGGTCAATAGGCTTGCTGGTTGGTCGCGGG
This genomic window contains:
- a CDS encoding MarR family winged helix-turn-helix transcriptional regulator, whose protein sequence is MSKSAPPVTPEQLHTLAEDLRVLAGKLRRRLREESHVGDFTPSQVQVLNLLERDGPATVTGLARAHGMRPQSMGETLAALKAAGLVSGAPDPNDGRQTVLSLTPSFRKRVKASRAAREDWLYRTIQTRFTAAEQQQLATGVNLLKRLVGPLP
- a CDS encoding MFS transporter encodes the protein MSTTFRSLRIFNYRVWASGAIVSNIGTWMQRTAQDWLVLTELTHHNATAVGIVMSLQFGPQMLLLPLTGYAADHFDRRKLLFATQAAMGTLALALGLLTVTGLVQLWQVYLFAGLLGCVTAFDSPARQTFVSDLVGERDLANAVALNSTSFNAARMLGPAVAGLLIASVGSGWVFLINALSFVAVLGALRMLRLDQLHVKPRNVRSRGSFVEGFKYVWTRPDLKAALLMLFLIGTFGLNFPIFISTMSVTAFRAGAGEYGVLSSTMAIGSVTGALLAARRARPTIGLLLGAGAMFGVGCTAAALMPNYVLFGIVLVAIGVSTQTFTTSTNSLVQLTTEPAMRGRVIAILLAIALGGTPLGAPVVGWVADHFGPRWALGVGAASGFGAALVGLIYLMRYRQLRFYREGWRLRYSIEDPRPVTATVVPDSVTTVRRSELDEAEEDAASSV
- a CDS encoding LysR substrate-binding domain-containing protein — translated: MNDSADIRFLLTLRASGSLVAAARALALSPSAVTQRLQQLEKKLGAQLVNRSARRLQFTDEGLLLCERGAELIEQFDALFDDLQTRRGGLVGTLKINAPLGFGRRHLAPLIGEFQQQNPDIDVALTLSDRPLTDTLDRFDIVVHIGELPLSNLVGYTIAPNARFVCAAPALVRRIGEPESPDALSRLPCIVLRENNEDVSLWQFSKGRTRRSVRVSAHLSCNDGDVIRQWACEGRGVILRSEWDVADDLAKGRLVRLLPGWKAPDANVIALTHQRAGLPARIRHFMQYLQGRFRPSPPWRRRFSPPES
- a CDS encoding HAD family hydrolase, giving the protein MTAAAHSTDAPTYPDAVLFDLLTALLDSWTSWNRAAGSDEAGRAWRAAYLRLTYGCGRYVPYDQLVREAAAQVGLPASAASALEADWPNLTPWPGALDALRALAPHCKLAVVTNCSTRLGSQAAALLPVRWDAIVTAEEAGVYKPDPQPYRLALAKLGVEPQRAAFVAGSSYDMFGTAAVGLRTYWHNHVGLPLVAGAQAPELEVASLDGLVPWLAGFGRDRRH
- a CDS encoding MFS transporter, producing the protein MQPNASTGSGHHSQARKATASGWIGSALEYYDFFIYAQAAALIFPQLFFPSGNPKIAIVASLATYGVGYVARPIGALVLGHWGDTHGRKNVLLLCMFLMGLSTMAVGLLPTYPQIGFLAPLLLVVLRLIQGFAVAGEISGASSMILEHAPFGRRGYYASFTLQGVQAGQILAAAIFLPLAYFMDDKSFNAWGWRVPFLLSSVVLIAGYIIRREVEETPAFEKEGASGGVPRSPIVEAFKYNWRDMLRVVLCSLMNVIPVVATIFGAAYAVQPAYGVGFSKSLYLWIPVIGNIVAVLVIPYVGNLSDRIGRRLPIIVGSLGAGLLSFAYLYAISIRNVPLALVMSILMWGVIYQGYNAIFPSFYPELFPTRSRVSAMAIGQNIGTTITALLPALFAYVAPPGSHNVPLTIGAITFAITIVCAIAAWSARETFRVRLSDLGEKNVVPIDKLSYDAMRAQSMAKAKKAVA
- a CDS encoding VTT domain-containing protein; translated protein: MNLMNVLQIALHLDQHLSALIVQFGTAIYALLFVVVFVEYGFLPLFFLPGDPLIFICGALAATGGLNVWIIAPVLFVATVTGSIVGYAIGHAVGDKVYTRNYYWLNRDALRRAHAFSETRGRLTFLLSPFIAVVRTFAPFAAGVSRMTFSRFVAFVTAGAALWVVSLITAGYLFGNVPVVREHLSSLVLLGLALGGAMLAGGAIWRFFNRRMRAR